Proteins co-encoded in one Cinclus cinclus chromosome Z, bCinCin1.1, whole genome shotgun sequence genomic window:
- the TMEM8B gene encoding transmembrane protein 8B isoform X2 has translation MARRGGGGGGQRLPLPLPLLLLPLLLLPPPAADGLFVTDYFTRTPRKLSPFRSFASIELFHFHIPEDTVIAVWNLITFKEQGGTFGDQCPDRSITVYFRSGAPSVINPLHTHFPRDTAVPGSFALTLTWTLPNRTTGVFNVTSPLPGDWFLAAHLPKDEGKISVKGLYEECQYLFQPQLIVQRLVNIAVLYPGHITEQSMALHNRSCLYKVFVPSYTSRVLVEVLRCRGAEGCPLWLRVRAKAPPLHNSTTLDCREHTPCQLAQDLPFWQHWYYVLVEKHPGVLGTVSFQVTVQLTDCSRPNLARPPFLPSSASMNMPHSFGSVGGLALGDSPPPTSSNDTKHPVPIPVTSHAGERCWPVRPTLRNELDTFSVHFYIFFGPNVSVPPDRPAVFVINLLPVLDSGGVLNLELRLNVSSLCGENVTVFGCLNHEVPLTTSDNTSVTCETESLAGFLLSVNATASLSRLRIPYPQTGSWYLSLRSLCATEHGFEPCTNVTAEVYLRAYLSPCINDCGIYGQCKLLRTNNYLYAACECKAGWNGWGCTDNAEAFSYGFQLLSTLLLCLSNVMFVPPVAIAVRSHYLLEAAVYIFTMFFSTFYHACDQPGIVVFCIMEYDVLQFCDFLGSLMSVWVTVIAMARLQPIVKQVLYLLGAMLLSMALQMDRHGLWNLLGPSLFALGIMAVAWTARTIRRRHCYPPTWKRWAFYLCPGALIAAAAVLLYAFVETEENYFYIHSIWHLLIAGSVGFLLPPRAKPSRRLGPLPRRKGCGYQLCVNEQEELGLVDPAVASINSICTS, from the exons atggcccggcggggcggcgggggcggcgggcagCGTCTCCCGCTGCCGCTCCCGCTGCTGCTCCTGCCGCTCCTGCTCctgccgccgcccgccgccg ACGGGCTCTTTGTGACCGACTACTTCACCCGCACACCACGCAAGCTCAGCCCCTTCCGCTCCTTTGCCAGCATTGAGCTCTTCCACTTCCACATTCCTGAGGACACAGTCATCGCCGTCTGGAACCTTATCACCTTCAAGGAGCAAGGTGGCACCTTTGGGGATCAATGCCCAGACCGTAGCATCACAGT GTACTTCCGCTCAGGGGCTCCCTCTGTCATTAACCCGCTGCACACGCACTTCCCCAGGGACACGGCCGTCCCTGGCTCCTTCGCACTGACCCTCACCTGGACCCTGCCCAACCGCACCACAGGAGTGTTCAATGTCACCAGCCCACTGCCCGGGGACTGGTTCCTGGCTGCCCACCTGCCCAAAGATGAGGGCAAGATCTCTGTTAAG ggacTCTACGAGGAGTGCCAGTATCTCTTCCAGCCACAGCTCATTGTGCAGCGCCTGGTGAACATTGCTGTACTGTACCCCGGTCACATCACCGAGCAGAGCATGGCCCTCCACAACCGTTCCTGCCTCTACAA GGTCTTTGTGCCCAGCTACACATCGCGAGTGCTCGTGGAGGTACTGCGGTGCCGTGGGGCCGAGGGCTGCCCACTCTGGTTGCGTGTGCGGGCCAAGGCTCCCCCCCTGCACAACTCCACCACTCTAGACTGCCGAGAACACACTCCCTGCCAGCTGGCACAGGACCTGCCCTTCTGGCAACACTGGTACTACGTGTTGGTGGAGAAACACCCTGGGGTGCTGGGCACCGTCTCCTTCCAGGTCACCGTGCAGCTCACAG ACTGTTCCCGACCCAACCTGGCCCGACCAccattcctgccctccagcGCCTCCATGAACATGCCCCACTCCTTTGGCTCTGTGGGTGGGCTGGCGCTGGGGGACAGCCCTCCACCCACCAGCTCCAACGACACAAAGcaccctgtccccatccctgtcaccTCACACGCCGGAGAACGGTGCTGGCCTGTCCGCCCCACGCTGCGCAACGAACTGGACACCTTCTCCGTCCACTTCTACATCTTCTTTGGGCCCAACGTGTCAGTGCCACCTGACCGCCCCGCTGTCTTTGTCATCAACCTCCTGCCAGTGCTGGACAGTGGTGGGGTGCTCAACCTGGAGCTGCGGCTCAACGTG AGCTCCTTGTGTGGTGAGAATGTGACAGTGTTTGGGTGTCTAAACCATGAAGTTCCACTGACAACCAGTGACAACACCTCGGTCACCTGTGAGACAG AGTCTCTGGCAGGCTTCCTGCTCTCCGTTAATGCCACAGCCAGCCTCAGCCGCCTGCGCATCCCCTACCCACAGACGGGCAGCTGGTACCTGAGCCTGCGCTCTCTCTGTGCCACGGAGCACGG GTTTGAGCCCTGCACCAATGTGACAGCTGAGGTGTACCTGCGCGCCTACCTCTCACCCTGCATCAATGACTGCGGCATCTACGGCCAGTGCAAGCTGCTGCGCACCAACAACTACCTGTACGCTGCCTGCGAGTGCAAAGCTG GCTGGAATGGCTGGGGCTGCACGGACAATGCTGAGGCTTTCTCCTACGGCTTCCAGCTCCTCTCCACGCTGCTGTTGTGCCTCAGCAATGTCATGTTTGTGCCTCCTGTGGCCATTGCTGTCCGCAGCCACTACCTCCTAGAAGCTGCTGTCTACATCTTCACCATGTTCTTCTCCACT TTTTACCATGCCTGCGACCAGCCGGGCATCGTGGTGTTCTGCATCATGGAGTATGATGTGCTGCAGTTTTGTGACTTCTTGGGCTCTCTCATGTCTGTCTGGGTCACTGTCATCGCCATGGCCCGGCTCCAGCCCATAGTCAAGCAG GTGTTGTACCTGCTGGGGGCCATGCTGCTCTCCATGGCTCTGCAAATGGACCGTCACGGGCTCTGGAACCTTCTAGGGCCCAGCCTTTTCGCTTTGGGGATCATGGCCGTCGCTTGG ACGGCTCGCACCATCCGTCGCCGCCACTGCTACCCACCGACCTGGAAGCGCTGGGCATTCTACCTGTGCCCAGGAGCGCTGATTGCAGCGGCGGCCGTGCTGCTCTACGCCTTTGTGGAGACAGAGGAGAACTACTTCTATATCCACAGCATCTGGCACCTGCTCATCGCCGGCAGCGTTGGCTTCCTGCTGCCACCCCGTGCCAAGCCCAGCAGGCGCCTGGGGCCGCTGCCCCGGCGCAAGGGATGTGGGTACCAGCTCTGTGTCAatgagcaggaggagctggggcttGTCGACCCTGCTGTGGCCTCCATCAACAGTATTTGCACCAGCTGA
- the TMEM8B gene encoding transmembrane protein 8B isoform X3 yields the protein MAPQTDPLRAITSFTLPFANGLFVTDYFTRTPRKLSPFRSFASIELFHFHIPEDTVIAVWNLITFKEQGGTFGDQCPDRSITVYFRSGAPSVINPLHTHFPRDTAVPGSFALTLTWTLPNRTTGVFNVTSPLPGDWFLAAHLPKDEGKISVKGLYEECQYLFQPQLIVQRLVNIAVLYPGHITEQSMALHNRSCLYKVFVPSYTSRVLVEVLRCRGAEGCPLWLRVRAKAPPLHNSTTLDCREHTPCQLAQDLPFWQHWYYVLVEKHPGVLGTVSFQVTVQLTDCSRPNLARPPFLPSSASMNMPHSFGSVGGLALGDSPPPTSSNDTKHPVPIPVTSHAGERCWPVRPTLRNELDTFSVHFYIFFGPNVSVPPDRPAVFVINLLPVLDSGGVLNLELRLNVSSLCGENVTVFGCLNHEVPLTTSDNTSVTCETESLAGFLLSVNATASLSRLRIPYPQTGSWYLSLRSLCATEHGFEPCTNVTAEVYLRAYLSPCINDCGIYGQCKLLRTNNYLYAACECKAGWNGWGCTDNAEAFSYGFQLLSTLLLCLSNVMFVPPVAIAVRSHYLLEAAVYIFTMFFSTFYHACDQPGIVVFCIMEYDVLQFCDFLGSLMSVWVTVIAMARLQPIVKQVLYLLGAMLLSMALQMDRHGLWNLLGPSLFALGIMAVAWTARTIRRRHCYPPTWKRWAFYLCPGALIAAAAVLLYAFVETEENYFYIHSIWHLLIAGSVGFLLPPRAKPSRRLGPLPRRKGCGYQLCVNEQEELGLVDPAVASINSICTS from the exons ATGGCGCCTCAGACTGACCCTCTGCGTGCAATCACTTCCTTCACCTTGCCCTTCGCGA ACGGGCTCTTTGTGACCGACTACTTCACCCGCACACCACGCAAGCTCAGCCCCTTCCGCTCCTTTGCCAGCATTGAGCTCTTCCACTTCCACATTCCTGAGGACACAGTCATCGCCGTCTGGAACCTTATCACCTTCAAGGAGCAAGGTGGCACCTTTGGGGATCAATGCCCAGACCGTAGCATCACAGT GTACTTCCGCTCAGGGGCTCCCTCTGTCATTAACCCGCTGCACACGCACTTCCCCAGGGACACGGCCGTCCCTGGCTCCTTCGCACTGACCCTCACCTGGACCCTGCCCAACCGCACCACAGGAGTGTTCAATGTCACCAGCCCACTGCCCGGGGACTGGTTCCTGGCTGCCCACCTGCCCAAAGATGAGGGCAAGATCTCTGTTAAG ggacTCTACGAGGAGTGCCAGTATCTCTTCCAGCCACAGCTCATTGTGCAGCGCCTGGTGAACATTGCTGTACTGTACCCCGGTCACATCACCGAGCAGAGCATGGCCCTCCACAACCGTTCCTGCCTCTACAA GGTCTTTGTGCCCAGCTACACATCGCGAGTGCTCGTGGAGGTACTGCGGTGCCGTGGGGCCGAGGGCTGCCCACTCTGGTTGCGTGTGCGGGCCAAGGCTCCCCCCCTGCACAACTCCACCACTCTAGACTGCCGAGAACACACTCCCTGCCAGCTGGCACAGGACCTGCCCTTCTGGCAACACTGGTACTACGTGTTGGTGGAGAAACACCCTGGGGTGCTGGGCACCGTCTCCTTCCAGGTCACCGTGCAGCTCACAG ACTGTTCCCGACCCAACCTGGCCCGACCAccattcctgccctccagcGCCTCCATGAACATGCCCCACTCCTTTGGCTCTGTGGGTGGGCTGGCGCTGGGGGACAGCCCTCCACCCACCAGCTCCAACGACACAAAGcaccctgtccccatccctgtcaccTCACACGCCGGAGAACGGTGCTGGCCTGTCCGCCCCACGCTGCGCAACGAACTGGACACCTTCTCCGTCCACTTCTACATCTTCTTTGGGCCCAACGTGTCAGTGCCACCTGACCGCCCCGCTGTCTTTGTCATCAACCTCCTGCCAGTGCTGGACAGTGGTGGGGTGCTCAACCTGGAGCTGCGGCTCAACGTG AGCTCCTTGTGTGGTGAGAATGTGACAGTGTTTGGGTGTCTAAACCATGAAGTTCCACTGACAACCAGTGACAACACCTCGGTCACCTGTGAGACAG AGTCTCTGGCAGGCTTCCTGCTCTCCGTTAATGCCACAGCCAGCCTCAGCCGCCTGCGCATCCCCTACCCACAGACGGGCAGCTGGTACCTGAGCCTGCGCTCTCTCTGTGCCACGGAGCACGG GTTTGAGCCCTGCACCAATGTGACAGCTGAGGTGTACCTGCGCGCCTACCTCTCACCCTGCATCAATGACTGCGGCATCTACGGCCAGTGCAAGCTGCTGCGCACCAACAACTACCTGTACGCTGCCTGCGAGTGCAAAGCTG GCTGGAATGGCTGGGGCTGCACGGACAATGCTGAGGCTTTCTCCTACGGCTTCCAGCTCCTCTCCACGCTGCTGTTGTGCCTCAGCAATGTCATGTTTGTGCCTCCTGTGGCCATTGCTGTCCGCAGCCACTACCTCCTAGAAGCTGCTGTCTACATCTTCACCATGTTCTTCTCCACT TTTTACCATGCCTGCGACCAGCCGGGCATCGTGGTGTTCTGCATCATGGAGTATGATGTGCTGCAGTTTTGTGACTTCTTGGGCTCTCTCATGTCTGTCTGGGTCACTGTCATCGCCATGGCCCGGCTCCAGCCCATAGTCAAGCAG GTGTTGTACCTGCTGGGGGCCATGCTGCTCTCCATGGCTCTGCAAATGGACCGTCACGGGCTCTGGAACCTTCTAGGGCCCAGCCTTTTCGCTTTGGGGATCATGGCCGTCGCTTGG ACGGCTCGCACCATCCGTCGCCGCCACTGCTACCCACCGACCTGGAAGCGCTGGGCATTCTACCTGTGCCCAGGAGCGCTGATTGCAGCGGCGGCCGTGCTGCTCTACGCCTTTGTGGAGACAGAGGAGAACTACTTCTATATCCACAGCATCTGGCACCTGCTCATCGCCGGCAGCGTTGGCTTCCTGCTGCCACCCCGTGCCAAGCCCAGCAGGCGCCTGGGGCCGCTGCCCCGGCGCAAGGGATGTGGGTACCAGCTCTGTGTCAatgagcaggaggagctggggcttGTCGACCCTGCTGTGGCCTCCATCAACAGTATTTGCACCAGCTGA
- the TMEM8B gene encoding transmembrane protein 8B isoform X1, with translation MALSQPLLPPGCWTLVTEPGWWACSRGGVGGGCSTTPSPVFYLLRAPWVSFADGLFVTDYFTRTPRKLSPFRSFASIELFHFHIPEDTVIAVWNLITFKEQGGTFGDQCPDRSITVYFRSGAPSVINPLHTHFPRDTAVPGSFALTLTWTLPNRTTGVFNVTSPLPGDWFLAAHLPKDEGKISVKGLYEECQYLFQPQLIVQRLVNIAVLYPGHITEQSMALHNRSCLYKVFVPSYTSRVLVEVLRCRGAEGCPLWLRVRAKAPPLHNSTTLDCREHTPCQLAQDLPFWQHWYYVLVEKHPGVLGTVSFQVTVQLTDCSRPNLARPPFLPSSASMNMPHSFGSVGGLALGDSPPPTSSNDTKHPVPIPVTSHAGERCWPVRPTLRNELDTFSVHFYIFFGPNVSVPPDRPAVFVINLLPVLDSGGVLNLELRLNVSSLCGENVTVFGCLNHEVPLTTSDNTSVTCETESLAGFLLSVNATASLSRLRIPYPQTGSWYLSLRSLCATEHGFEPCTNVTAEVYLRAYLSPCINDCGIYGQCKLLRTNNYLYAACECKAGWNGWGCTDNAEAFSYGFQLLSTLLLCLSNVMFVPPVAIAVRSHYLLEAAVYIFTMFFSTFYHACDQPGIVVFCIMEYDVLQFCDFLGSLMSVWVTVIAMARLQPIVKQVLYLLGAMLLSMALQMDRHGLWNLLGPSLFALGIMAVAWTARTIRRRHCYPPTWKRWAFYLCPGALIAAAAVLLYAFVETEENYFYIHSIWHLLIAGSVGFLLPPRAKPSRRLGPLPRRKGCGYQLCVNEQEELGLVDPAVASINSICTS, from the exons ATGGCATtgtcccagcccctcctgcctccAGGCTGCTGGACCCTTGTGACAGAGCCTGGCTGGTGGGCCTGCTCgagggggggggtgggggggggttgCTCCACAACCCCCTCCCCAGTCTTTTACCTACTGAGAGCCCCTTGGGTCTCCTTTGCAGACGGGCTCTTTGTGACCGACTACTTCACCCGCACACCACGCAAGCTCAGCCCCTTCCGCTCCTTTGCCAGCATTGAGCTCTTCCACTTCCACATTCCTGAGGACACAGTCATCGCCGTCTGGAACCTTATCACCTTCAAGGAGCAAGGTGGCACCTTTGGGGATCAATGCCCAGACCGTAGCATCACAGT GTACTTCCGCTCAGGGGCTCCCTCTGTCATTAACCCGCTGCACACGCACTTCCCCAGGGACACGGCCGTCCCTGGCTCCTTCGCACTGACCCTCACCTGGACCCTGCCCAACCGCACCACAGGAGTGTTCAATGTCACCAGCCCACTGCCCGGGGACTGGTTCCTGGCTGCCCACCTGCCCAAAGATGAGGGCAAGATCTCTGTTAAG ggacTCTACGAGGAGTGCCAGTATCTCTTCCAGCCACAGCTCATTGTGCAGCGCCTGGTGAACATTGCTGTACTGTACCCCGGTCACATCACCGAGCAGAGCATGGCCCTCCACAACCGTTCCTGCCTCTACAA GGTCTTTGTGCCCAGCTACACATCGCGAGTGCTCGTGGAGGTACTGCGGTGCCGTGGGGCCGAGGGCTGCCCACTCTGGTTGCGTGTGCGGGCCAAGGCTCCCCCCCTGCACAACTCCACCACTCTAGACTGCCGAGAACACACTCCCTGCCAGCTGGCACAGGACCTGCCCTTCTGGCAACACTGGTACTACGTGTTGGTGGAGAAACACCCTGGGGTGCTGGGCACCGTCTCCTTCCAGGTCACCGTGCAGCTCACAG ACTGTTCCCGACCCAACCTGGCCCGACCAccattcctgccctccagcGCCTCCATGAACATGCCCCACTCCTTTGGCTCTGTGGGTGGGCTGGCGCTGGGGGACAGCCCTCCACCCACCAGCTCCAACGACACAAAGcaccctgtccccatccctgtcaccTCACACGCCGGAGAACGGTGCTGGCCTGTCCGCCCCACGCTGCGCAACGAACTGGACACCTTCTCCGTCCACTTCTACATCTTCTTTGGGCCCAACGTGTCAGTGCCACCTGACCGCCCCGCTGTCTTTGTCATCAACCTCCTGCCAGTGCTGGACAGTGGTGGGGTGCTCAACCTGGAGCTGCGGCTCAACGTG AGCTCCTTGTGTGGTGAGAATGTGACAGTGTTTGGGTGTCTAAACCATGAAGTTCCACTGACAACCAGTGACAACACCTCGGTCACCTGTGAGACAG AGTCTCTGGCAGGCTTCCTGCTCTCCGTTAATGCCACAGCCAGCCTCAGCCGCCTGCGCATCCCCTACCCACAGACGGGCAGCTGGTACCTGAGCCTGCGCTCTCTCTGTGCCACGGAGCACGG GTTTGAGCCCTGCACCAATGTGACAGCTGAGGTGTACCTGCGCGCCTACCTCTCACCCTGCATCAATGACTGCGGCATCTACGGCCAGTGCAAGCTGCTGCGCACCAACAACTACCTGTACGCTGCCTGCGAGTGCAAAGCTG GCTGGAATGGCTGGGGCTGCACGGACAATGCTGAGGCTTTCTCCTACGGCTTCCAGCTCCTCTCCACGCTGCTGTTGTGCCTCAGCAATGTCATGTTTGTGCCTCCTGTGGCCATTGCTGTCCGCAGCCACTACCTCCTAGAAGCTGCTGTCTACATCTTCACCATGTTCTTCTCCACT TTTTACCATGCCTGCGACCAGCCGGGCATCGTGGTGTTCTGCATCATGGAGTATGATGTGCTGCAGTTTTGTGACTTCTTGGGCTCTCTCATGTCTGTCTGGGTCACTGTCATCGCCATGGCCCGGCTCCAGCCCATAGTCAAGCAG GTGTTGTACCTGCTGGGGGCCATGCTGCTCTCCATGGCTCTGCAAATGGACCGTCACGGGCTCTGGAACCTTCTAGGGCCCAGCCTTTTCGCTTTGGGGATCATGGCCGTCGCTTGG ACGGCTCGCACCATCCGTCGCCGCCACTGCTACCCACCGACCTGGAAGCGCTGGGCATTCTACCTGTGCCCAGGAGCGCTGATTGCAGCGGCGGCCGTGCTGCTCTACGCCTTTGTGGAGACAGAGGAGAACTACTTCTATATCCACAGCATCTGGCACCTGCTCATCGCCGGCAGCGTTGGCTTCCTGCTGCCACCCCGTGCCAAGCCCAGCAGGCGCCTGGGGCCGCTGCCCCGGCGCAAGGGATGTGGGTACCAGCTCTGTGTCAatgagcaggaggagctggggcttGTCGACCCTGCTGTGGCCTCCATCAACAGTATTTGCACCAGCTGA
- the LOC134057008 gene encoding uncharacterized protein LOC134057008 produces the protein MGKRQSSLESPGACGQTTTSRRLSLGEDISSKTTFPSGSSLGRTCSMRLPAVPGSSRLLPARRGILSGPCLGSARPGPAAGAGPPARPGSMPRGRAWSHEEVSSLLSLVEGSGQVALLMASTSRPNQELWREICRSLAKAGYERSVAQCRSKWKALKQAFHLERKTRRRSGHHSGRMSPHYRAMKSIWEAAGRPVFGERRVPDSMKLLSRKHRSALARRSSSSPEAAAASAEYDGGKETCSTLSLALQREKDRPESSCCTDLKHRGAEGEAGFPGETSLGMGRGNQMMPLATAATCSHGTAAMSEQPAEGEDESDSSLHASGMAGLLQNIQQLLVQILQTSRQQQALLESLASDTVSHLHLLSHSLVQMGETLHQLLLRPHTHPVPFSQYIPHIPLFDYGSGVPCSPGTPYTSPDHKEEP, from the exons TGGGGAAGCGACAGAGTTCCCTCGAATCCCCGGGAGCCTGCGGGCAGACAACGACGAGCAGGCGGCTGTCGCTGGGGGAAGATATCTCGTCCAAGACTACGTTTCCCAGCGGCTCCTCCCTGGGCCGCACATGCTCGATGCGGCTCCCGGCGGTTCCCGGCTCCTCCCGGCTCCTCCCGGCGCGGCGGGGCATCCTCTCGGGACCCTGTCTCGGGAGCGCacggccgggccccgccgccggcgcgGGCCCCCCGGCTCGGCCCGGCAGCATGCCCCGCGGGCGAGCCTGGTCGCATGAGGAGGTCAGCAGCCTGCTGTCGCTGGTGGAGGGCTCGGGGCAGGTCGCGCTGCTCATGGCCTCCACGTCGCGACCCAACCAGGAGCTCTGGCGGGAGATCTGCCGCAGTCTGGCGAAGGCCGGCTACGAGCGCAGCGTGGCCCAGTGCCGCTCCAAGTGGAAGGCGCTCAAGCAGGCTTTCCACTTGGAGCGGAAGACGCGCCGCAGGTCAGGACACCACTCGGGCCGGATGTCACCGCATTACCGAGCCATGAAGAGCATCTGGGAGGCGGCCGGGCGACCCGTTTTTGGCGAGCGGAGGGTGCCAG ACTCGATGAAGCTGCTGTCCAGAAAGCACAGGTCAGCCCTTGCCAGGCGCTCTTCATCTTCACCAGAGGCAGCAG ctgcttctgcagagTACGACGGTGGCAAGGAGACCTGCAGCACGCTGTCACTGGCGCTGCAGCGTGAGAAGGACAGGCCAGAAAGTA GCTGTTGCACTGACCTGAAGCACAGAGGAGCTGAGGGAGAGGCAG GTTTTCCTGGTGAGACGTCCCTGGGGATGGGAAGAGGAAACCAAATGATGCCACTAGCTACTGCAGCCACATGCTCCCACGGGACAGCAGCCATGAGTGAGCAGCCAGCAGAAGGTGAAGATGAATCAGACTCAAGCCTGCATG CGTCTGGCATGGCGGGATTGCTCCAGAATATCCAGCAATTGCTGGTGCAGATCCTGCAGACATCACGGCAGCAGCAGGCACTCCTGGAGAGCCTGGCCAGTGACACAGTCTCCCACCTCCACCTCCTCTCCCACAGCCTCGTGCAGATGGGTGAGACCCTGCACCAACTCCTGCTTCGGCCGCATACCCATCCTGTTCCCTTTAGCCAGTACATTCCCCACATTCCCCTTTTTGATTATGGCTCTGGAGTGCCCTGCTCCCCTGGTACTCCCTACACTTCTCCAGATCACAAAGAGGAGCCTTAG